Proteins encoded in a region of the Sphingomonas japonica genome:
- a CDS encoding glycosyltransferase family 4 protein, whose product MRVAIIAHLKHAIAEPFAGGLEMHTHLLAQSLNSRGHDVTLFASTRSDPTLGLEAICDETTLSHVGTAEAQDVMFFREHHAYLTLMGELRRRDFDLIHNNSLHYLPVAMADTIDTPMVTTLHTPPFCWLESGIRLCRSQAMRFVAVSETIRGLWSPITPIDRVIANGVDLSQFPFNAEPAASPYLVWYGRIVPEKGLHLAIAAAQVMEMPLRFAGPISDPVYFSDQILPMLGTDVEHVGHLDHAALATLIGGARAFLCTPRWEEPYGLVVAEALACGTPVAAFARGAIPSLLNSRSGVLATPDDAVALARAAQSAMALDRRECRARAEAICDARVMVDGYEALYAEMIAANDGARSPLGEAALPDAAAA is encoded by the coding sequence CGTTCGCCGGCGGGCTCGAAATGCACACCCATCTGCTTGCCCAGTCGCTGAACAGCCGCGGCCACGACGTCACGCTGTTCGCCTCGACGCGGTCCGATCCGACGCTTGGCCTGGAAGCCATTTGTGACGAAACGACGCTGTCGCACGTCGGCACCGCAGAGGCGCAAGATGTGATGTTCTTCCGCGAACATCACGCCTATCTGACGCTGATGGGCGAGTTGCGGCGACGCGATTTCGACCTCATCCACAACAACTCGCTGCACTACCTGCCGGTGGCGATGGCCGACACGATCGATACGCCGATGGTGACGACGCTCCACACGCCGCCTTTCTGCTGGCTGGAAAGCGGCATCCGCCTGTGTCGATCTCAGGCAATGCGGTTCGTCGCGGTTTCAGAGACGATCCGCGGGCTGTGGTCGCCGATCACGCCGATCGATCGTGTCATCGCCAATGGCGTGGACCTATCGCAATTCCCGTTCAATGCCGAACCGGCGGCATCGCCCTATCTGGTCTGGTATGGCCGGATCGTTCCTGAAAAGGGCCTGCATCTGGCGATCGCCGCGGCGCAGGTGATGGAGATGCCGCTGCGCTTTGCGGGCCCGATCTCGGATCCCGTCTATTTCTCGGACCAAATTCTGCCGATGCTGGGAACGGATGTGGAGCATGTCGGCCATCTCGACCATGCCGCACTGGCGACGCTGATCGGCGGAGCGCGCGCGTTCCTGTGCACGCCGCGCTGGGAGGAGCCCTATGGCCTCGTAGTCGCGGAAGCGTTGGCATGCGGAACCCCGGTCGCGGCGTTCGCGCGCGGCGCCATCCCGTCCTTGCTCAATAGTCGTTCGGGAGTGTTGGCCACCCCCGACGATGCCGTAGCGCTGGCCCGGGCTGCACAATCGGCGATGGCGCTCGATCGGCGCGAGTGTCGTGCCCGCGCCGAGGCGATCTGCGATGCGCGGGTCATGGTCGACGGCTACGAGGCGCTGTATGCCGAGATGATCGCCGCCAACGACGGTGCGCGATCGCCGCTTGGCGAGGCGGCCCTGCCCGACGCGGCGGCGGCGTGA
- a CDS encoding glycosyltransferase, which yields MTADRFCICVPARNEAERLPRLLDALAAQNGVGVVPVALCINNSDDGSVAAAETAARRHAGRLEIAIDDCRLPRRSAHVGTARGRAMDIGATLVGNRGVLISTDADCRPPPGWIAANLAAIDRGADLVGGKMLIDESEPLDPTVRAWRAMLDRYWAQVRAIEDRIDLQSHDPSPRHGDHGGASLAIRVATYRAAGGVPPLASGEDRALVATAVVAGGRLVHPIDVWTRVSPRAIGRATGGMASAMAEFQDLLRVGREPCVPAFDHWQQRAEWRLGQRTGGADPGEVVRREAALPPMPCDLPLSAVS from the coding sequence GTGACGGCCGATCGGTTCTGCATCTGTGTCCCGGCGCGCAACGAAGCCGAACGCCTGCCTCGCTTGCTGGACGCTCTGGCCGCTCAGAACGGGGTCGGTGTCGTTCCGGTGGCGTTGTGCATCAACAACAGCGACGACGGCAGCGTTGCCGCTGCCGAGACCGCGGCCCGGCGTCATGCGGGCCGGCTGGAGATTGCGATCGACGATTGCCGGTTGCCGCGTCGGTCGGCGCATGTCGGCACCGCGCGCGGTCGGGCGATGGACATAGGCGCGACCCTCGTCGGGAACCGCGGCGTGTTGATTTCGACCGACGCCGATTGCCGTCCCCCACCCGGCTGGATCGCCGCCAACCTGGCCGCGATCGACCGCGGCGCCGATCTGGTCGGCGGAAAAATGCTGATCGACGAAAGCGAGCCGCTCGATCCGACAGTCCGGGCATGGCGGGCCATGCTGGATCGCTATTGGGCGCAGGTGCGGGCGATCGAGGATCGCATCGATCTGCAATCGCATGATCCTTCCCCGCGCCACGGCGATCATGGCGGCGCCAGCCTGGCGATCCGAGTCGCGACCTACCGCGCGGCGGGCGGAGTGCCGCCGCTCGCATCTGGCGAGGATCGCGCGCTGGTCGCCACTGCGGTTGTCGCCGGGGGACGGCTGGTGCATCCGATCGACGTGTGGACGCGCGTCTCCCCGCGCGCGATCGGGCGCGCCACCGGCGGAATGGCCAGCGCGATGGCGGAATTCCAGGACCTGCTGCGGGTGGGGCGCGAGCCGTGTGTACCCGCTTTCGATCACTGGCAGCAGCGCGCCGAATGGCGCCTCGGCCAGCGCACCGGCGGCGCCGATCCCGGTGAGGTGGTGCGGCGTGAGGCGGCGCTCCCCCCCATGCCGTGCGACCTGCCGCTATCGGCGGTTTCGTGA
- a CDS encoding UDP-N-acetylglucosamine--N-acetylmuramyl-(pentapeptide) pyrophosphoryl-undecaprenol N-acetylglucosamine transferase, with the protein MTAARPIGYYVHHHGAGHRTRAAAIARAAGGRVTLIGTGLAGKVSDLAYLELPDDRLEPGFTGADGAANRPESLHYAPVDHDGVRRRVAGTAQWIVENAPALMVIDVSVEMAMLARLASVPTVVVRLAGLRTDPAHRDAFRGATALLCPFDEQLEDPATPADIVARTRYFSGLIDRPHPATAQPGMVTVVLGAGGNDVEGAVWAAAARSAPDMEWHVLGAADALPGAPPNLTWHGWVANAPDRMARSEVVIVTAGNGAVGTVLATGRPLICIPQDRPFGEQRSTAAALVRAGGAVQCDNPATADWPALIERARALDPGAARALDDPSGPERAARWLVKLADRGGRS; encoded by the coding sequence GTGACCGCGGCGCGGCCGATCGGCTATTATGTCCATCATCACGGCGCCGGGCATCGCACCCGCGCCGCAGCGATTGCACGTGCCGCGGGCGGGCGGGTGACGCTGATCGGGACGGGCCTTGCGGGGAAGGTAAGCGACCTGGCGTATCTCGAACTTCCCGACGATCGGCTCGAGCCCGGCTTCACCGGCGCCGACGGAGCAGCGAACCGTCCCGAGTCACTGCATTACGCGCCGGTCGATCATGACGGCGTTCGGCGGCGCGTAGCGGGCACGGCGCAGTGGATCGTCGAGAATGCTCCGGCGCTGATGGTGATCGACGTGTCGGTGGAAATGGCGATGCTGGCGCGGCTGGCGTCGGTGCCAACGGTCGTGGTCCGGCTGGCGGGTCTGCGCACCGATCCGGCGCACCGCGACGCGTTTCGCGGTGCCACAGCGCTGCTGTGCCCGTTTGACGAGCAGCTGGAGGACCCGGCCACGCCGGCCGACATCGTCGCCAGGACGCGATATTTTTCGGGCCTGATCGATCGGCCGCATCCGGCGACGGCGCAGCCCGGCATGGTGACCGTCGTATTGGGGGCGGGCGGAAACGATGTGGAAGGCGCGGTTTGGGCCGCGGCAGCGCGGTCGGCACCAGACATGGAGTGGCACGTGCTGGGCGCAGCAGATGCGCTGCCCGGCGCACCGCCGAATCTGACCTGGCATGGCTGGGTCGCCAACGCGCCCGATCGCATGGCCAGATCGGAAGTGGTGATCGTTACCGCCGGCAACGGCGCGGTGGGAACCGTGCTTGCAACCGGACGCCCGTTGATCTGCATCCCCCAGGATCGCCCGTTCGGCGAGCAGCGATCGACCGCCGCCGCGCTGGTGCGCGCCGGCGGCGCCGTCCAGTGCGACAATCCTGCGACCGCAGATTGGCCCGCGCTGATCGAGCGCGCGCGCGCGCTGGATCCGGGGGCGGCACGCGCACTCGACGATCCGTCGGGGCCCGAACGCGCGGCGCGATGGTTGGTCAAGCTGGCCGATCGTGGAGGACGGAGTTGA
- a CDS encoding acyl-CoA dehydrogenase, with the protein MLPIAEDPLVRALAEHGAGYDAEPAYPADCMALLERAGLHRRYAPVTVGGESFADEHSRYAALRDDLRRVGRGDLSTGRLYEGHVNALLLFEWYASAVQLEWLAGALDRGAVFGVWATEAPPGVGIVPDAAGYRMTGAKRFASGAGGIDYAVVTARPPSGERRAVVVAAGDATRTDASGWRVRGMRASMSGEYDLSDMVVGEDALLGAPGAYDLEPRFTAGAWRFTAVQLGGIEALLAEVRAGMSDAARADPLSRAAFGAAVVATRTAFLWVREAAEHASRNSDDAIAMARMARGVVERAGLDVMEHAARLIGTRSAFDGGRIDRITRDLSLYLRQAGPDHARDAAVVDWLVRDRFGPEQALW; encoded by the coding sequence ATGCTGCCGATCGCCGAGGACCCGTTGGTGCGCGCACTTGCCGAACACGGTGCCGGATACGACGCCGAACCCGCCTATCCCGCAGATTGCATGGCGTTGCTGGAGCGTGCCGGGTTGCATCGGCGCTACGCCCCTGTGACTGTCGGTGGGGAGTCCTTCGCCGACGAGCATTCGCGCTACGCGGCACTGCGCGACGATTTGCGCCGCGTGGGTCGCGGCGACCTGAGTACCGGGCGGTTGTACGAAGGGCATGTCAACGCGTTGCTGCTCTTCGAATGGTATGCCAGCGCTGTGCAGCTCGAATGGCTGGCCGGCGCGCTCGATCGCGGCGCGGTGTTTGGGGTGTGGGCCACCGAAGCTCCGCCCGGGGTCGGCATCGTACCAGACGCAGCGGGCTACCGCATGACGGGGGCAAAGCGCTTTGCGTCGGGCGCAGGCGGGATCGACTATGCCGTCGTAACCGCCAGGCCGCCTTCGGGAGAGCGCCGCGCGGTCGTGGTCGCCGCAGGCGATGCGACGCGAACCGACGCCAGCGGCTGGCGGGTGCGGGGAATGCGCGCGAGCATGAGCGGCGAATATGACCTGTCGGACATGGTGGTGGGGGAGGATGCGCTGCTCGGCGCACCCGGCGCCTATGACCTGGAACCGCGCTTCACTGCCGGGGCGTGGCGCTTCACCGCCGTACAGCTTGGCGGGATCGAGGCGCTGCTCGCCGAAGTACGTGCCGGCATGAGCGACGCCGCGCGCGCCGATCCGCTCTCACGGGCCGCGTTCGGGGCAGCGGTGGTGGCGACGCGCACTGCGTTTCTATGGGTGCGAGAGGCAGCAGAGCATGCCTCTCGCAACAGCGACGACGCGATCGCGATGGCGCGGATGGCGCGCGGTGTCGTCGAACGCGCCGGGCTCGACGTGATGGAACATGCCGCGCGGCTGATCGGAACGCGCAGCGCATTCGACGGTGGACGCATCGACCGGATCACCCGCGACCTCAGCCTGTATCTGCGCCAGGCCGGGCCGGATCACGCGCGCGATGCTGCCGTCGTCGATTGGCTGGTCCGCGATCGCTTCGGACCCGAGCAGGCACTGTGGTGA
- a CDS encoding PIG-L deacetylase family protein gives MTRAIPLARSRHARAFWCVLAPHPDDETIGTGALIAQTAKAGRLGAVVYLTDGSGSHPTENTGARRALVQCRAREASLALRRLAGPRALRPVFLGWCDGNPFAVGSGEFRATARQLSSVLRRLQIDAIAIPAIDETHCDHVAAHRLARAALAIARRRIAPFAYRVWGGAMPRTMRPALVTRPMPVARRRHALQAHRSQTSAAMGPGFRVPPQLMRQRDRDRLYPVGRRNAR, from the coding sequence GTGACGCGGGCGATCCCGCTGGCGCGCAGCCGCCATGCCCGTGCCTTCTGGTGCGTGCTCGCACCGCATCCCGATGACGAGACGATCGGCACCGGAGCGTTGATCGCGCAGACTGCGAAGGCCGGGCGGCTGGGCGCAGTCGTGTATCTGACGGATGGCTCCGGGTCGCATCCCACCGAAAATACGGGTGCGCGTCGGGCGCTCGTCCAGTGCCGTGCGCGTGAAGCGTCGCTTGCGCTGCGGCGCCTTGCCGGGCCCCGCGCACTGCGGCCAGTGTTCCTGGGCTGGTGCGACGGGAATCCGTTTGCCGTCGGTTCGGGCGAGTTTCGCGCCACTGCCCGACAGCTGTCGAGCGTACTGCGCCGGTTGCAGATCGACGCGATCGCGATCCCGGCGATCGACGAAACGCATTGCGACCATGTCGCGGCGCACCGGCTGGCACGCGCGGCGCTGGCGATCGCGCGCCGCCGCATCGCACCATTTGCCTATCGCGTTTGGGGCGGCGCAATGCCGCGTACGATGCGACCGGCGCTCGTCACGCGGCCAATGCCGGTGGCGCGGCGGCGGCATGCCCTGCAGGCGCATCGCAGCCAGACCAGCGCCGCCATGGGGCCGGGGTTCAGGGTTCCGCCGCAGTTGATGCGACAGCGCGATCGCGATCGCCTCTATCCGGTCGGGAGGCGAAATGCACGCTGA
- a CDS encoding SAM-dependent methyltransferase, whose product MHADASLGASYFNGIFASSDDPWSLATSAYEDAKFARTIAALGGRRAARAIEIGCAHGVLTQRIAPLCDALLAIDISARAVELARKRCGALPQVRFAVAGFPADAPPVTSFDLAILSEVVYYWSDADIDAAGEWLAEHVVPGGRILLVHYTGETNYPQTGDGAVTALADTLGEKVAVVHSERAERYRLDLWLRR is encoded by the coding sequence ATGCACGCTGACGCCAGCCTCGGCGCGTCCTATTTCAACGGCATATTCGCAAGCAGCGACGATCCCTGGTCGCTCGCGACCAGCGCCTATGAAGACGCCAAGTTCGCCCGGACCATCGCTGCGCTTGGCGGCCGCCGCGCAGCCCGCGCGATCGAGATCGGCTGCGCGCATGGCGTGCTTACACAGCGGATTGCACCCCTGTGCGACGCGCTGCTGGCGATCGACATCAGCGCGCGCGCCGTCGAGCTGGCGCGCAAGCGCTGCGGTGCGTTACCCCAGGTTCGTTTCGCGGTTGCCGGCTTTCCGGCGGATGCACCCCCAGTCACGTCCTTCGATCTGGCGATCTTGTCCGAGGTCGTCTATTACTGGAGCGACGCCGATATCGACGCCGCCGGTGAATGGCTGGCCGAGCATGTCGTCCCCGGCGGGCGGATCCTTCTGGTCCATTATACGGGCGAGACGAACTATCCGCAGACCGGCGACGGCGCGGTCACGGCGCTTGCCGACACGCTCGGCGAAAAGGTCGCGGTCGTTCATTCGGAGCGAGCAGAGCGCTATCGGCTCGATCTGTGGCTACGACGATGA
- a CDS encoding glycosyltransferase family 2 protein, giving the protein MIGPSVLTLVKNRAAHLAQLVEGLRRSSCVPGELIVVDMSDDPVTIASADFPVRIVRLDAAGLPLAQARNLAAREATGDHLIFLDVDCIPMRDCIGRLHDVLATDNALLCADVRYLGPHEARGDWDEAALLAAGRPHPVRDFPATGLRHEPNAGLFWSLAFAIRRSTFASIGGFDEGFTGYGGEDTDFGYRAVARGVPLLFVGGATACHQWHESEDPPLRHLDDIVRNARYFQAIHGWWPMEGWLAAFERMGLIERSEHSIERRKA; this is encoded by the coding sequence ATGATCGGCCCAAGCGTCCTCACGCTGGTCAAGAACCGGGCGGCGCACCTGGCGCAGCTGGTGGAAGGCCTGCGGCGGTCGTCCTGTGTCCCGGGCGAGCTGATCGTCGTCGATATGAGCGACGATCCTGTCACAATAGCGAGCGCCGACTTTCCGGTGCGCATCGTGCGACTGGATGCCGCAGGCCTGCCCCTGGCGCAGGCGCGCAATCTCGCTGCGCGCGAAGCGACTGGCGATCACCTGATATTCCTCGACGTCGATTGCATCCCGATGCGCGACTGTATCGGCCGCCTGCACGACGTGCTCGCCACCGACAATGCGCTTTTGTGCGCCGATGTCCGCTATCTCGGTCCGCACGAAGCGCGGGGCGACTGGGACGAGGCCGCCTTGCTCGCCGCCGGTCGCCCGCATCCGGTGCGCGACTTTCCCGCAACCGGCCTGCGGCACGAGCCGAATGCCGGCCTGTTCTGGTCGCTCGCCTTTGCGATCCGGCGCTCGACCTTCGCGTCGATCGGCGGTTTTGACGAAGGCTTTACCGGTTATGGCGGCGAGGACACCGATTTTGGATATCGCGCGGTCGCACGCGGCGTACCGCTGCTGTTCGTCGGCGGCGCCACAGCGTGTCACCAGTGGCACGAAAGCGAAGACCCCCCGCTGCGCCATCTCGACGATATCGTGCGCAATGCGCGGTACTTCCAAGCCATCCACGGCTGGTGGCCGATGGAAGGATGGCTGGCCGCGTTCGAGCGAATGGGACTGATCGAGCGCAGCGAACATTCGATCGAGCGCAGAAAAGCCTAG
- a CDS encoding DUF305 domain-containing protein: MGALVGVLGIIGSSAAAAQEVPIVQPGAPGQNGRALSAGEASRIADTRYSPDDIAFMRGMIQHHQQAVDMVALVQSRTNTPDVVAVADRIRASQADEIVFMREWLQDHGDAVPTPTGVDDHSAHAGHAMNSPGSASAHAMMPGMATPQQMAELAAARGTDFDRLFLTRMIAHHEGAIAMVRDLLAQPGSAYDPALFEFTSDVRNEQQAEINRMGAMLAGLSGDPRTQLAAGLAKPGVAAWNMRLVKSLPKPPGFFDPANPGGLAPPIPAQANAQAAAQRGENDGEDNTQFGERSSLLSFWNTDMAFSGDMLVTGNYHGFNVYRLGTDGIPSLVSSVVCPGGQGDVSIAGDLLLMSVEQTRGRVDCGLQGVQGEASPERFRGLRIFDLSNPARPVQVGQVQTCRGSHTHSIVSADDRRIIVYNSGTAGVRDGAELAGCVGDVPGDQRTALFSIDVIEIPVADPSRARIVNRPRVFADEGTGQIAGLWRGGDHGAGTQETNRTDQCHDITVFPSKKIAAGACSGNGILLDISDPLRPKRIDAVSDPGFAYWHSATFNNDGTKVIFTDEWGGGARPRCRTYDPKGYGADAIYDIVDRKFVRRGTYKLPAPQGEMENCVAHNGSILPVPGRDILVQAWYQGGISVVDFTDSESPREIAYFDRGPIDAKQLVLGGFWSAYWYRGHIYGTEITRGLDVLALEPSEALTASQIAAAGAARYPGGVFNPQTQQPVTWPSDVLAAARSPRE, translated from the coding sequence GTGGGCGCTCTCGTCGGCGTTCTCGGGATTATCGGTTCCAGCGCTGCCGCGGCACAGGAAGTGCCCATCGTTCAGCCGGGCGCCCCCGGGCAGAATGGTCGCGCACTCAGCGCCGGAGAGGCGAGCCGGATCGCCGATACCCGCTACTCCCCCGACGATATCGCGTTCATGCGTGGCATGATCCAGCATCACCAGCAGGCGGTCGACATGGTCGCGCTGGTGCAGAGCCGGACCAATACGCCCGACGTGGTCGCCGTGGCGGATCGCATCCGCGCATCGCAGGCCGACGAGATCGTTTTCATGCGCGAATGGCTTCAGGATCACGGCGACGCCGTGCCGACGCCGACCGGTGTTGACGATCATTCTGCGCATGCCGGCCACGCGATGAACAGTCCGGGATCCGCCTCCGCGCACGCAATGATGCCGGGAATGGCGACGCCGCAGCAGATGGCCGAACTGGCGGCCGCGCGCGGGACCGACTTCGACAGGCTGTTCCTCACGCGCATGATCGCGCATCACGAAGGCGCGATCGCCATGGTGCGCGATCTGCTGGCACAGCCCGGCTCCGCCTATGATCCGGCGCTGTTCGAGTTCACCAGCGACGTGCGCAACGAACAGCAGGCCGAGATTAACCGCATGGGCGCGATGCTGGCGGGGCTGTCCGGCGATCCGCGGACGCAGCTGGCGGCAGGGCTTGCCAAGCCGGGCGTGGCGGCCTGGAACATGCGCCTCGTCAAATCGCTGCCCAAGCCGCCGGGGTTCTTCGATCCTGCCAACCCCGGTGGCCTCGCTCCACCCATTCCCGCGCAGGCGAATGCGCAAGCCGCGGCGCAGCGCGGCGAGAATGATGGCGAGGACAACACCCAGTTTGGCGAGCGCTCGTCGCTGCTCAGCTTCTGGAACACCGATATGGCGTTTTCGGGCGATATGCTGGTGACGGGCAATTATCACGGCTTCAACGTCTATCGGCTGGGGACGGACGGAATTCCCTCGCTCGTCAGCTCGGTGGTCTGTCCCGGCGGACAGGGAGACGTCTCGATTGCCGGCGACCTGCTGCTGATGTCGGTCGAACAGACGCGCGGTCGTGTCGATTGCGGGCTGCAAGGCGTTCAGGGCGAGGCCAGCCCCGAACGCTTCCGCGGGCTGCGCATCTTCGACCTGTCCAATCCCGCCCGGCCGGTCCAGGTCGGGCAGGTCCAGACCTGTCGCGGCAGCCACACCCATTCGATCGTCTCTGCCGACGATCGCAGGATCATCGTCTATAATTCCGGCACAGCGGGCGTGCGCGATGGTGCGGAGCTAGCCGGGTGCGTCGGCGACGTGCCCGGCGACCAGCGCACCGCGCTGTTCAGCATCGACGTGATCGAAATCCCGGTTGCTGACCCGTCGCGTGCGCGGATCGTCAATCGACCGCGCGTCTTTGCCGATGAGGGCACCGGCCAGATCGCCGGGCTGTGGCGGGGCGGCGATCACGGCGCGGGTACGCAGGAAACCAATCGCACCGACCAGTGCCACGACATCACCGTGTTCCCGTCGAAGAAGATCGCGGCCGGCGCGTGTTCGGGCAACGGCATCCTGCTCGACATTTCCGATCCGCTACGGCCCAAGCGCATCGATGCGGTGAGCGATCCCGGCTTCGCCTATTGGCATTCGGCGACTTTCAACAATGATGGCACCAAGGTCATCTTCACCGACGAATGGGGCGGCGGCGCCCGCCCACGGTGCCGGACCTACGATCCCAAGGGCTATGGCGCGGACGCGATCTACGACATCGTCGATCGCAAGTTCGTCCGGCGCGGCACGTACAAGCTGCCCGCGCCGCAGGGCGAAATGGAGAACTGCGTCGCGCATAACGGGTCGATCCTACCGGTGCCCGGCCGCGACATCCTGGTACAGGCCTGGTATCAGGGCGGCATTTCGGTGGTCGATTTCACGGACAGCGAGAGCCCGCGCGAGATCGCCTATTTCGATCGCGGACCGATCGATGCCAAGCAACTGGTGCTCGGTGGTTTCTGGTCGGCATATTGGTATCGCGGGCATATCTACGGAACGGAGATCACGCGCGGGCTCGACGTGCTGGCGCTCGAGCCCAGCGAGGCGCTGACCGCTTCGCAGATCGCCGCAGCCGGTGCGGCGCGCTATCCCGGCGGCGTGTTCAATCCGCAGACGCAGCAACCTGTTACCTGGCCCAGCGACGTGCTCGCAGCCGCCCGGTCACCGCGCGAGTAA
- a CDS encoding DUF427 domain-containing protein yields the protein MRPRPDPVGPGQESVWDYPRPAIAEPSAARIVIVHRGVTVADTTSSIRTLETSHPPSYYIPRSDIAPGVLRRAEGSSFCEWKGAATYWDVIVGSDVLERAGWSYASPTAGFAILRDHVAFYAAPFDRCTVDGETVVPQPGGFYGGWITSAVAGPFKGGPGSRGW from the coding sequence ATGAGGCCGCGTCCTGACCCCGTTGGGCCCGGGCAGGAGAGCGTCTGGGATTATCCGCGTCCCGCCATCGCCGAGCCGAGTGCCGCGCGGATCGTCATCGTCCATCGCGGCGTTACCGTCGCCGATACCACTTCCAGCATCCGCACGCTCGAAACCAGCCATCCGCCCAGCTACTACATCCCGCGCAGCGATATCGCGCCGGGCGTGCTGCGCCGCGCCGAGGGAAGTTCCTTTTGCGAATGGAAAGGCGCGGCGACGTACTGGGACGTGATTGTCGGCAGTGACGTGTTGGAGCGGGCCGGGTGGAGCTATGCCAGCCCCACAGCGGGATTTGCGATCCTGCGCGATCATGTCGCCTTCTATGCGGCACCCTTCGACCGTTGCACCGTCGATGGCGAGACCGTGGTCCCGCAACCCGGCGGCTTCTATGGCGGCTGGATCACCTCGGCCGTGGCGGGGCCGTTCAAGGGCGGCCCCGGCAGCCGCGGCTGGTAA
- a CDS encoding thiol-disulfide oxidoreductase DCC family protein, translating into MDMITVWHDGTCPLCRREIALMRQLDKAGRIEFVDASDATTSCPADRAELLSRFHASEDGVLLSGAAAFAAMWRAIPILRPLGLLARHRPVLFLLERGYRLFLRLRPGLQRLIAGRSVA; encoded by the coding sequence ATGGACATGATCACCGTCTGGCACGATGGCACGTGCCCGCTGTGCCGACGCGAGATCGCGCTGATGCGGCAGCTCGACAAGGCGGGGCGGATCGAATTCGTCGATGCCTCGGATGCGACGACTTCCTGTCCCGCCGATCGCGCGGAACTGCTGTCGCGCTTCCATGCAAGCGAGGACGGGGTACTTCTGTCCGGCGCCGCCGCTTTTGCCGCGATGTGGCGTGCGATCCCGATCCTGCGCCCGCTGGGGCTGCTGGCAAGGCATCGGCCCGTGCTCTTTCTGCTCGAGCGCGGCTATCGCCTGTTCCTGCGGCTGCGGCCTGGATTGCAGCGGTTGATCGCCGGCAGGTCGGTGGCATGA